The following coding sequences are from one Panicum hallii strain FIL2 chromosome 5, PHallii_v3.1, whole genome shotgun sequence window:
- the LOC112895471 gene encoding myb-related protein P-like, translating to MGRAPCCEKVGLKKGRWTKEEDEILARYIKEHGEGSWRSLPKNAGLLRCGKSCRLRWINYLRADLKRGNISEEEEEMIIKLHATLGNRWSLIAGHLPGRTDNEIKNYWNSHLSRRAADFRDGVVVNVDLSKLPGGGKRRGGRASRGVMAAAKVRKENKGKEKEKGKGKSKVAEAEQQEQLEEDDDMTVSTPSSHSQPSATAQSEEQAQASASGVTSDDGPEEDPLALSEEMMSALLGPESPKLEGGPDGSRMDSDSGPSVVVDSDSGPGGPTGDVAQELGDKAIMDWDLMGLDISTADDMWDQLVWDYADMDVVVPGGGHHQQEEVMSDLFFLDSM from the exons ATGGGGAGAGCGCCGTGCTGCGAGAAGGTGGGGTTGAAGAAGGGGAGGTGGACGAAGGAGGAGGACGAGATCCTGGCGAGGTACATCAAGGAGCACGGCGAAGGGTCATGGAGATCGCTGCCCAAGAATGCCG GGCTGCTGCGGTGCGGGAAGAGCTGCAGGCTGCGGTGGATCAACTACCTGAGGGCGGATCTCAAGAGGggcaacatctcggaggaggaggaggagatgaTCATCAAGCTCCACGCCACCCTTGGCAACAG GTGGTCCCTGATCGCCGGCCATCTGCCCGGCCGGACGGACAACGAGATCAAGAACTACTGGAACTCGCACCTCAGCAGGCGGGCGGCCGACTTCCGCGACGGCGTCGTCGTCAACGTCGACCTCAGCAAGCTCCCCGGCGGCGGcaagcggcgcggcggccgggccAGCCGCGGCGTCATGGCCGCCGCCAAGGTCAGGAAGGAGAATAAGGGGAAGGAGAAAGAGAAGGGCAAGGGAAAGAGCAAGGTTGCAGAAGCCGAGCAGCAGGAGCAGCTTGAGGAGGACGACGACATGACCGTGTCGACGCCGAGCTCTCACTCCCAGCCGAGCGCCACGGCCCAGAGCGAGGAGCAAGCGCAGGCCAGCGCCAGCGGCGTGACATCTGATGATGGGCCCGAGGAGGACCCGCTGGCCCTGAGCGAGGAGATGATGAGTGCGCTTCTGGGCCCCGAAAGCCCAAAGCTGGAGGGGGGCCCTGACGGCTCGCGCATGGACAGTGACAGTGGCCCGTCCGTGGTGGTGGACAGTGACAGTGGCCCTGGTGGGCCTACGGGGGATGTGGCCCAAGAGCTGGGCGACAAGGCCATCATGGACTGGGACTTGATGGGGCTGGACATCTCAACCGCCGATGACATGTGGGACCAGCTGGTTTGGGACTACGCTGACATGGACGTGGTGGTCCCGGGTGGGGGGCACCATCAGCAGGAGGAGGTGATGTCAGACCTCTTCTTCCTGGACAGCATGTAG
- the LOC112895141 gene encoding uncharacterized protein LOC112895141 — MENGGGAKPTTRFGFSWADEVEREEREQAAMQQQQQQPQEAKREQIKADPFGAARPREVVLAEKGVDWRARDRELDLGAAPRPPRSAARGRRHAAATAAASACAATPARGVPLDRDAGRTPHPRRQAAAAAAASTPRTRPTGRRNVASVGCSAGGGSKRKFAGEGPVRRARPVGDHGEQGRRVFGELNVGNGCGSSFCDSTAGNGSNCNPGGSRTEGMKAAGAAAADGAPSAAVTATGLDESAAAQKRRRGAKRRKGRGLGKAKEQQKAQPV; from the coding sequence ATGGAGAACGGTGGCGGCGCCAAGCCGACGACCCGGTTCGGCTTCTCGTGGGCCGACGAGGTCGAGCGCGAGGAGCGGGAGCAGGCCgcgatgcagcagcagcagcagcagccgcaggaGGCGAAGAGGGAGCAGATCAAGGCGGACCCGTTCGGCGCGGCGCGCCCGCGGGAGGTGGTGCTGGCCGAGAAGGGCGTCGACTGGCGCGCGCGCGACCGCGAGCTCGACCTCGGCGCCGCCCCTCGcccgccccgcagcgccgcccgcgGCCGCAGGCACGCCGCCGCTACGGCTGCGGCGTCCGCGTGCGCGGCGACGCCGGCGCGCGGCGTGCCGCTGGACCGTGACGCCGGAAGGACGCCGCATCCGCGGCGgcaggctgctgctgctgctgccgcctcgACGCCGCGAACGCGGCCGACGGGCCGCAGGAACGTGGCGTCGGTTGGCTGCAGCGCAGGAGGCGGCAGCAAGAGGAAATTCGCCGGGGAGGGCCCGGTGCGGCGAGCCCGTCCCGTAGGCgaccacggcgagcaggggagGAGGGTCTTCGGCGAACTCAACGTTGGCAACGGCTGCGGCTCCTCGTTCTGCGACTCTACGGCTGGGAACGGCTCCAACTGCAACCCGGGTGGAAGCCGGACCGAGGGGATGAAAGCGGCTGGCGCCGCGGCTGCAGACGGTGCGCCATCGGCCGCGGTGACCGCAACCGGGCTTGATGAATCTGCTGCTGCTCagaagaggaggaggggagcgaagaggaggaagggaagggGATTGGGCAAGGCCAAGGAGCAGCAGAAGGCTCAGCCGGTCTAG